In Desulfosediminicola ganghwensis, a single window of DNA contains:
- a CDS encoding OmpP1/FadL family transporter, translating to MKKTICVVASLGIISGGTAWASGYRIPEQSVDATAKASANIASASRADTAYYNPAKMTWMEDTWHIQGNLTYLYLSSVEYEDDRTPAFDSDSEKEHCLLPTGFIVSPSYGGARFGLSITEPFGLKKRWQEGYAKAFAEEFSLAVFDINPTVSYGIGDMFSVAAGLRMIYSEAKVKSTGLYVPEREDDGVVELVGPFSRSMEDGTIEWGWNVALAAKPNDRLDLAVTYRSNVDLEFEDNSYLNIMGNPFTVYGEVEVPAPAVLAVAVAYDVTDKLNIELVWDRTFWSEYDALEFNYAPPFNDPESNPFALPAARDWDDADTFRIGITYKLNEKYTLMAGFAYDDDPIPTENLEFSTPDSTGYIYTIGMQYAVNDKMDIGIAALYDHKETRSNTADPEGIVFGEFSNACAVLVTAGLNYRF from the coding sequence ATGAAGAAAACTATCTGTGTTGTTGCTTCTCTGGGTATCATTTCCGGCGGTACAGCTTGGGCTTCAGGATATCGCATACCTGAGCAATCGGTAGACGCCACTGCCAAGGCAAGTGCCAACATCGCTTCGGCAAGTCGTGCTGATACGGCCTACTATAACCCTGCAAAAATGACCTGGATGGAGGACACGTGGCATATTCAAGGAAATCTCACATATCTCTATCTCTCGAGTGTTGAATATGAAGACGATCGAACACCAGCTTTTGACAGTGATTCTGAAAAGGAACACTGCCTGCTGCCAACAGGATTTATAGTTTCACCAAGCTATGGCGGGGCGCGCTTCGGCCTTTCAATTACTGAACCGTTTGGCCTGAAGAAGCGATGGCAGGAGGGGTATGCCAAGGCGTTCGCTGAAGAATTCTCCCTGGCTGTTTTCGATATAAACCCGACGGTGAGTTATGGTATAGGAGATATGTTCTCGGTGGCGGCAGGACTTAGGATGATTTATTCCGAAGCAAAGGTAAAAAGCACAGGATTGTATGTCCCTGAACGAGAGGACGATGGGGTAGTAGAGTTGGTAGGGCCTTTCTCCAGATCGATGGAGGACGGTACGATAGAATGGGGCTGGAATGTAGCATTGGCGGCAAAACCAAATGATCGGCTGGATCTGGCTGTTACCTATCGCTCGAATGTGGATCTCGAATTCGAGGATAACAGCTATCTAAATATAATGGGAAATCCTTTTACAGTATACGGTGAGGTTGAAGTCCCGGCACCAGCCGTTCTGGCTGTTGCAGTAGCCTATGACGTCACAGATAAGCTCAACATAGAATTGGTTTGGGATAGAACCTTCTGGTCAGAGTATGACGCGCTTGAATTCAACTATGCACCGCCCTTTAATGATCCGGAATCAAATCCTTTTGCTCTGCCAGCCGCAAGAGACTGGGATGATGCCGATACCTTTCGTATTGGCATTACTTACAAGTTGAATGAAAAATATACGCTCATGGCGGGCTTTGCCTACGATGACGATCCAATCCCTACCGAAAATCTGGAATTCAGCACACCTGATTCAACCGGCTATATCTACACAATCGGCATGCAATACGCGGTCAATGACAAGATGGATATTGGCATAGCAGCTCTCTATGATCATAAAGAAACCAGATCGAATACTGCTGATCCTGAGGGTATAGTTTTTGGCGAATTTTCGAATGCCTGTGCGGTGCTGGTTACAGCTGGCCTGAATTACCGATTCTGA
- a CDS encoding TetR/AcrR family transcriptional regulator, producing MSVQKKCAEKPNNKERIQDVAEGLFVEKGVHNTSLSDVAKATGISKGTLYYYFSSKNDLIFAITERQMAGLTEELLDLVANTMQDKSLAEAIGLVLEALIQAETRGRLHNYLMHEALTGNEALRERFRGKYSEWRQLLVANMAQLDPESVNHPYLADTIIAVIDGFILQSLLGARDIPTKEIGEYLSRF from the coding sequence GTGAGCGTGCAGAAAAAATGTGCTGAAAAGCCAAATAATAAAGAGCGGATCCAGGATGTTGCCGAGGGGCTTTTTGTAGAAAAAGGGGTCCACAATACCAGTCTGTCTGACGTGGCCAAGGCAACAGGAATAAGTAAAGGAACGCTGTATTACTACTTCAGCTCCAAAAACGACCTGATATTTGCAATTACGGAACGCCAGATGGCCGGGTTGACCGAAGAGCTACTCGATCTGGTGGCAAATACCATGCAGGATAAGTCGTTGGCAGAGGCTATTGGTCTGGTGCTAGAGGCACTGATTCAGGCCGAAACCCGTGGGCGTCTGCATAACTACCTGATGCATGAGGCATTAACAGGCAATGAGGCACTCAGGGAACGCTTCAGGGGCAAATACAGTGAATGGCGACAGTTGCTGGTCGCGAATATGGCGCAACTCGACCCGGAAAGTGTCAATCATCCCTATCTGGCAGACACCATCATTGCGGTGATAGACGGTTTCATTCTCCAGAGCCTGCTTGGTGCAAGAGATATCCCCACCAAAGAGATAGGTGAGTATTTAAGCAGATTCTAA
- a CDS encoding ribonucleoside triphosphate reductase, whose amino-acid sequence MSAHPAEIRPLGLYKIRKRNGEVVSFESHKITMAIAKAGLATGEFGKDEAKRLSIKVLSLAHQIVEGIPEVEEIQDLVEEALLASPHRKSAKAYILYRDQQNRRREMIEEADVQLIDNYLDRLDWQVNENSNMAYSLQGLNNYIANETSKTYWLHRIYPPEVRQAHESGDLHIHDLGLLSVYCVGWDLQDLLKKGFRGVPGKAASAPAKHFRSAMGQVVNFFYTLQGEAAGAQAFSSFDTLLAPFVRYDKLSYKEVKQAIQEFIFNLNVPTRVGFQTPFTNLTMDLQPPSTLRDLPVVIGGVEQETCYGDYQAEMNMINEAFLEVMSEGDANARVFTFPIPTYNISPDFNWEDQSLDKLWSVTAKYGIPYFANFVNSDLSVEDARSMCCRLRLDTRELEKRGGGLFGANPLTGSIGVVTINLVALGYQSKDKTEFFERLNAQLAIARASLELKRKVLENYTTKGLYPYTKYYLRKVYERFGRYWENHFSTIGVIGANEACLSVIGDGIASAEGKQFAEEILDYIREKLSTFQEETGNHYNLEATPAEGTGFRLAQIDQKRFPELTTALRTSDGKTPIYTNSTQLPINYSDDIHEILDLQDSLQTRYTGGTVQHIFLGEAAPDPEAVKNFVRSTCNNYQIPYFTLSPSFSICSDHGYVNGEVTSCPTCNADTEIYSRVVGYLRPVQQWNEGKQSEFAQRSHFTVVK is encoded by the coding sequence ATGTCAGCACATCCAGCAGAGATCCGACCGCTTGGCCTATATAAGATCAGAAAACGGAACGGTGAAGTTGTTTCGTTTGAATCACACAAAATCACAATGGCCATAGCCAAAGCAGGTCTTGCAACCGGCGAGTTCGGTAAAGACGAAGCCAAACGACTCAGCATTAAGGTATTGTCACTGGCACACCAGATTGTTGAGGGCATACCTGAAGTTGAAGAGATCCAGGATCTGGTTGAAGAGGCTCTGCTCGCCTCACCCCACAGAAAATCAGCCAAGGCCTACATCCTCTATCGCGATCAGCAGAATCGCCGCCGCGAGATGATCGAAGAAGCCGATGTGCAGCTCATCGACAACTACCTCGACCGACTTGACTGGCAGGTGAATGAAAACTCCAACATGGCGTATTCACTTCAGGGGTTGAACAACTATATCGCCAACGAAACCAGCAAGACCTACTGGCTGCACCGCATCTATCCCCCTGAGGTACGGCAGGCTCACGAGAGTGGCGACCTGCATATCCACGACCTCGGTCTGCTCTCTGTCTACTGTGTTGGCTGGGATCTCCAGGATTTGCTCAAAAAAGGCTTCCGTGGCGTACCAGGCAAAGCTGCCTCTGCTCCGGCTAAGCATTTCAGGAGTGCGATGGGCCAGGTTGTCAACTTCTTCTACACCCTTCAGGGTGAGGCCGCCGGTGCCCAGGCTTTTTCAAGCTTCGACACTTTGCTTGCCCCTTTCGTCCGCTACGATAAGCTGAGCTATAAAGAGGTAAAACAGGCAATTCAGGAGTTTATTTTTAACCTGAATGTACCGACACGTGTCGGCTTCCAGACACCTTTTACCAACCTCACCATGGATCTTCAGCCGCCATCCACCTTACGCGACCTGCCGGTTGTGATTGGCGGGGTTGAGCAGGAAACCTGCTACGGCGACTATCAGGCTGAAATGAACATGATCAACGAGGCCTTTTTAGAAGTTATGTCTGAAGGTGATGCCAATGCCCGTGTTTTCACTTTTCCCATCCCAACCTACAATATTAGTCCGGACTTCAACTGGGAGGACCAGAGCCTTGATAAGCTCTGGTCGGTGACGGCCAAATACGGCATCCCCTATTTTGCCAACTTCGTCAACTCTGACCTCTCCGTGGAAGACGCCCGCTCCATGTGTTGCCGTCTGAGGCTTGACACCCGTGAGCTGGAAAAACGAGGGGGCGGTCTGTTCGGCGCCAACCCGCTCACCGGCTCCATCGGTGTTGTCACCATCAACCTGGTTGCACTCGGTTACCAGAGCAAGGATAAGACCGAGTTTTTTGAACGGTTAAATGCTCAGCTGGCAATTGCCAGAGCAAGCCTCGAACTGAAACGCAAGGTGCTCGAAAACTACACCACCAAGGGGCTTTACCCATACACCAAATACTATCTGCGCAAAGTATATGAGCGCTTTGGTCGCTACTGGGAAAACCATTTCTCCACCATCGGCGTGATCGGCGCCAACGAGGCCTGTCTCAGCGTGATAGGAGATGGTATTGCCAGTGCTGAAGGCAAACAGTTTGCCGAGGAAATTCTTGATTATATCCGTGAGAAGCTTTCCACCTTTCAGGAAGAGACAGGCAACCACTACAACCTTGAAGCCACCCCGGCTGAAGGTACCGGTTTCCGTCTGGCCCAGATAGATCAGAAGCGCTTTCCGGAGTTGACCACCGCCCTCAGAACAAGCGATGGCAAAACCCCGATCTACACCAACTCTACCCAGTTGCCGATTAACTACAGTGACGACATCCATGAGATCTTAGACCTGCAGGACAGCCTGCAGACCAGGTATACCGGCGGCACAGTCCAGCATATCTTCCTGGGCGAGGCTGCACCGGATCCTGAGGCAGTGAAGAACTTCGTACGTTCAACCTGCAACAACTACCAGATCCCGTATTTTACCCTGAGTCCGTCATTCTCTATCTGCTCTGATCATGGCTATGTAAATGGAGAAGTTACCTCCTGCCCAACTTGTAATGCCGACACCGAAATTTACTCACGTGTTGTCGGTTATCTCCGCCCGGTACAGCAGTGGAATGAAGGAAAGCAGTCCGAATTTGCCCAACGTTCCCACTTCACAGTGGTGAAATAG
- a CDS encoding iron-containing alcohol dehydrogenase, whose protein sequence is MIPSYYEFSNPVKIVSGQRALENIPSELKNFGVQRPLVITDQGVAGAGLVKKLIKAFYSSEVTIGAIYDTVPADSSSLVVNEIAVIFAENCCDSIIAIGGGSPIDTAKGVNILVSEGSDDLMKFMGVDILEKPMKPLLVIPTTSGTGSEVTQVAVISDPERNVKMAFASRRLLPNVAILDPRMTLTMPPKITAATGMDALAHAMEAYTGLQKNPLSDAYAVAAIKLVGEHLLSVVQDGTGRESRMAMANAATMAGISFSNSMVGVVHALGHAAGGVAHIPHGQAMSIFLPLGLEYNLSVNEDLIAELLLPLAGPELYAGTHSDERAFKTISVIRDLQRSLYKCCQLPMNLRDAGVAEHQLGEIARAAISDGSVTFNTRELEYEDALNILKKAY, encoded by the coding sequence ATGATACCGTCGTATTACGAATTCAGTAATCCTGTTAAAATTGTTTCGGGGCAGAGAGCGCTCGAGAACATACCTTCCGAATTAAAGAATTTTGGGGTCCAAAGGCCACTGGTGATCACGGATCAGGGTGTGGCAGGAGCCGGTTTGGTCAAGAAGCTGATCAAGGCATTTTACAGTTCCGAGGTGACCATCGGGGCGATATATGACACGGTTCCAGCCGATTCATCCAGCCTGGTGGTGAATGAAATAGCGGTAATTTTTGCAGAGAATTGCTGTGATTCGATCATAGCAATCGGAGGTGGTTCACCGATCGATACTGCCAAGGGGGTCAATATTCTGGTTTCGGAAGGTTCTGATGACCTGATGAAATTTATGGGTGTGGATATTCTTGAAAAGCCGATGAAACCGCTGCTGGTTATTCCGACCACCTCCGGCACTGGTTCAGAAGTTACCCAGGTCGCCGTTATCTCGGACCCGGAACGGAATGTTAAAATGGCATTTGCGTCGAGGCGTCTCTTGCCGAATGTGGCGATTCTTGACCCGCGGATGACCCTGACTATGCCACCCAAAATAACAGCCGCCACCGGTATGGATGCGTTGGCCCACGCCATGGAGGCATATACCGGCTTGCAGAAAAACCCTTTAAGCGATGCGTATGCTGTTGCTGCGATAAAGCTTGTCGGTGAACATCTTCTCTCTGTTGTTCAGGATGGAACTGGGCGCGAATCACGTATGGCTATGGCCAATGCTGCCACCATGGCTGGTATTTCGTTTTCTAACTCAATGGTGGGCGTGGTGCATGCTCTCGGCCATGCTGCGGGTGGCGTTGCGCATATTCCCCATGGGCAGGCAATGTCAATTTTTCTTCCCCTCGGCCTTGAATACAATTTGAGTGTGAACGAGGATTTGATTGCCGAGCTTCTGCTCCCTCTGGCTGGTCCTGAACTTTACGCAGGAACCCACTCGGATGAGCGTGCGTTTAAGACAATCTCTGTCATTAGAGATCTACAGAGATCACTCTATAAGTGTTGTCAGCTTCCTATGAATCTGCGAGACGCAGGTGTGGCAGAACATCAGCTCGGGGAGATTGCCAGAGCGGCAATCTCAGACGGCTCGGTAACCTTCAACACAAGAGAGCTTGAGTATGAGGATGCGCTTAATATTCTGAAAAAGGCGTATTGA
- a CDS encoding aldehyde ferredoxin oxidoreductase family protein codes for MTQEFTGPGNRILEVDLSTGKVSIYQVKDKERRLYLGAKGLGLKLLFDRLKPGRAPLGPDNILAIMPGVLLGMGGPCTGRFHALAKSPLTGIISTSSCGGPFGLALRTAGWGGILVSGSSEKPVYILIDEHGASIHAADHLWGKSTVETQDVLDDEKQSSLLIGPAGENLVRYANVRSGKRFLGRGGLGAVMGAKKLKALVACGGAYRIAPVSKKEYKRAAKRGSSYIARNEMSAVRLRNYGTNSNVNPNNRAGILPVKNFSDGRDDRAYQISGEMVKDVHTTRFETCKPCKILCGHKGNYGGKTLAVPEYETTAMLGSNLDIFDRQAIAEFNELCGELGLDTISTGGTLGWAMEAAEKGLIDMDLRFGEQEKVAEVIADIAYGRGFGKELGLGCRALSEKYGGQDFAMQVKGLEMAAYDPRGSFGQGLAYAVANRGPCHLSAYLVALENYFGLLKPDTIRAKPEFVIFFERLTCCINALQTCQFTMYSYTLEPLLSKYTPDLILGLLMQNIPKLAIALIDFSTYTQLWNGATGIRMSNREFLQAGDRIHVLERYMNIREGRTGSEDILPLRLTKEPLPCDAEKKTVPIDDLVPRYYSLRGYDQNGAPGKNILKKLKINEV; via the coding sequence ATGACACAGGAATTCACAGGGCCCGGCAATAGAATCCTTGAAGTTGACTTGTCTACGGGCAAGGTATCGATCTACCAGGTAAAGGATAAGGAAAGACGCCTCTATCTGGGAGCAAAAGGGCTAGGTCTGAAACTCCTCTTTGACCGTCTCAAACCTGGCAGGGCCCCTCTGGGGCCGGACAATATTCTCGCGATCATGCCAGGAGTGCTGCTTGGTATGGGTGGCCCCTGCACAGGCAGGTTTCATGCCCTGGCCAAATCTCCCTTGACGGGTATCATCTCAACATCTTCCTGCGGCGGACCCTTTGGTCTGGCGCTTCGCACAGCCGGTTGGGGCGGTATCCTTGTTTCAGGAAGTTCGGAAAAACCAGTCTATATCCTGATTGATGAGCACGGTGCGAGCATTCATGCTGCGGATCATCTCTGGGGAAAATCCACAGTGGAAACTCAGGATGTACTGGATGATGAGAAACAGAGTTCGTTATTGATCGGCCCGGCCGGAGAAAATCTGGTGCGTTATGCCAATGTTCGTTCCGGCAAGAGATTCCTCGGGAGAGGCGGGCTTGGTGCGGTGATGGGGGCCAAGAAGCTCAAGGCGCTGGTTGCGTGCGGCGGAGCCTATCGAATTGCCCCAGTCAGTAAAAAGGAGTACAAGCGGGCGGCAAAGCGAGGCAGTAGCTATATAGCACGCAATGAGATGAGTGCTGTGCGGCTCAGGAATTACGGTACGAATTCCAATGTGAATCCGAACAACAGGGCCGGGATTCTGCCGGTGAAAAATTTTTCCGATGGCAGAGATGACAGAGCGTATCAAATATCCGGCGAAATGGTAAAGGACGTTCACACCACCCGGTTCGAGACCTGCAAGCCATGCAAGATCCTCTGTGGTCATAAAGGCAATTATGGTGGGAAAACCTTAGCAGTGCCGGAATATGAGACTACAGCCATGCTCGGCTCTAACCTGGATATCTTTGATCGACAGGCCATTGCCGAATTCAACGAGCTTTGTGGTGAGTTGGGGCTTGATACCATCAGTACCGGCGGGACTCTGGGCTGGGCTATGGAGGCTGCTGAAAAAGGTCTGATCGATATGGATCTGAGATTTGGCGAGCAGGAGAAGGTTGCCGAAGTAATAGCCGATATAGCCTATGGCAGAGGGTTTGGCAAAGAGCTAGGTCTTGGTTGTCGGGCTTTGTCTGAAAAATATGGTGGGCAGGATTTTGCCATGCAGGTCAAGGGCCTTGAGATGGCAGCCTACGACCCTAGAGGAAGTTTCGGGCAAGGCCTTGCCTATGCAGTGGCCAACAGGGGTCCATGTCATCTTTCGGCATATCTGGTGGCGCTGGAGAATTACTTTGGATTGCTGAAGCCTGACACCATCCGGGCGAAACCTGAGTTCGTAATTTTCTTCGAGCGCCTGACCTGTTGTATCAATGCCCTGCAAACCTGTCAATTTACCATGTACTCCTACACCCTGGAACCGCTGCTGTCTAAATATACCCCAGATCTGATCTTGGGATTGCTGATGCAGAATATCCCGAAGCTTGCCATAGCTCTGATCGACTTCAGCACTTACACCCAACTGTGGAATGGAGCCACCGGGATACGAATGTCGAACCGCGAATTTTTACAGGCAGGGGATCGTATCCATGTCCTTGAACGATATATGAATATTCGTGAAGGGAGAACTGGATCAGAAGATATCCTGCCCTTGCGGTTGACGAAAGAACCATTGCCCTGTGATGCAGAGAAGAAGACTGTACCCATAGACGATCTTGTTCCACGCTATTACAGCTTACGGGGCTATGATCAAAATGGTGCCCCCGGTAAGAACATTCTGAAAAAACTGAAGATAAACGAAGTTTGA
- a CDS encoding anaerobic ribonucleoside-triphosphate reductase activating protein, translating into MRLGGLQKFSLSDFPGTPAAIIFTQGCNFRCPFCHNGSLLPTAGEHELDVEEVLSWLKTRSGKLEGVVVTGGEPTIHADLPDFLATIRGMGYKIKLDSNGSNPKMLKQVIQAELVDYIAMDIKADWGNYERLCGTPVDLEKINRSIEILANSGTPHLFRTTEVKELMSTHEIANIERMLPASSNYSIQTFKPETAWNM; encoded by the coding sequence GTGCGGTTAGGAGGTTTACAGAAGTTCAGCCTCTCCGATTTTCCGGGAACTCCGGCTGCCATTATCTTTACTCAAGGGTGCAACTTTCGTTGCCCCTTTTGTCATAATGGCAGCCTGTTGCCGACTGCTGGAGAGCATGAACTCGACGTTGAGGAAGTGCTCTCCTGGCTGAAGACTCGTTCTGGCAAATTGGAAGGAGTAGTGGTGACCGGTGGCGAGCCGACGATTCATGCTGACTTACCCGACTTTTTGGCCACGATCAGGGGGATGGGCTACAAGATCAAGCTGGACAGCAATGGCAGCAACCCGAAAATGTTGAAGCAGGTCATTCAAGCAGAGCTGGTCGATTATATCGCCATGGACATCAAGGCTGACTGGGGAAATTATGAGAGGCTGTGCGGTACGCCCGTAGATCTTGAAAAGATTAACAGAAGTATTGAAATACTTGCAAACTCCGGCACCCCGCACCTCTTTCGCACCACCGAGGTTAAAGAACTCATGTCCACCCATGAAATAGCAAATATCGAGCGGATGCTGCCAGCCAGCTCAAACTATAGTATTCAAACGTTCAAGCCGGAAACCGCCTGGAACATGTAA
- a CDS encoding Gfo/Idh/MocA family protein produces MNTIRFGILSTAKIARQKVIPAMQRSAHCEVTAICSRNLDNARQYSKQLGIAKAYGSYEELLADPEINAVYIPLPNHLHVEWSIKALEAGKHVLCEKPIGLNSGEAQKLIDAASCFPDLKIMEAFMYRHHPQWIEAKQLVESGAIGELITIQSFFSYFNNDPGNIRNISDIGGGGMMDIGCYNISLSRFLFDAEPDRVTGFIDRDPDFGTDRLFSGMMDFGGKVSSFTCSTQLSPYQRVNILGTSGRIEILIPFNAPPDRECEIVLQKEIPDQASSLKTFTFPACDQYTIQADLFCEAISEDSQLPTPLSDSLNNMLVLEALVHAADGKKWLEFKA; encoded by the coding sequence ATGAATACAATCCGGTTCGGCATCCTCTCCACCGCCAAAATTGCTCGCCAGAAAGTCATTCCTGCCATGCAGCGGTCTGCCCATTGTGAGGTTACGGCTATCTGCTCGCGTAATCTTGACAATGCAAGGCAGTACTCTAAGCAGTTAGGCATAGCCAAGGCCTATGGCAGTTATGAAGAACTATTGGCTGACCCTGAAATTAATGCCGTTTATATCCCTCTGCCCAATCATCTGCATGTCGAGTGGTCGATAAAAGCCCTCGAGGCAGGTAAGCATGTTCTCTGTGAGAAACCGATTGGCCTGAATAGTGGCGAAGCACAAAAGCTTATCGATGCTGCATCCTGCTTTCCAGACTTGAAAATCATGGAAGCCTTTATGTATCGCCACCACCCGCAGTGGATCGAGGCTAAACAGCTGGTTGAGAGTGGAGCAATCGGTGAGCTGATTACCATCCAGTCGTTTTTTTCCTACTTCAATAATGATCCTGGAAATATCCGGAATATTTCAGATATAGGTGGTGGCGGCATGATGGATATCGGCTGTTACAACATCTCACTCTCCCGATTCCTTTTTGATGCTGAGCCGGATCGTGTCACAGGCTTTATCGACCGCGATCCTGATTTCGGCACTGACCGGTTATTTTCGGGCATGATGGATTTTGGCGGTAAAGTCTCCTCGTTCACCTGCTCAACCCAGCTTTCACCGTATCAACGGGTGAACATTCTCGGTACTTCCGGTCGCATAGAAATCCTTATCCCATTTAATGCTCCACCGGACAGAGAGTGTGAGATTGTCCTCCAGAAGGAAATACCCGACCAGGCAAGTTCATTAAAGACATTCACCTTTCCAGCATGCGATCAATACACAATACAGGCAGACCTGTTCTGTGAGGCTATTTCAGAGGACAGCCAGCTTCCGACCCCACTTTCTGATTCGCTGAATAACATGCTGGTATTGGAGGCACTTGTTCACGCTGCTGATGGGAAAAAATGGCTTGAGTTTAAGGCCTAA
- a CDS encoding NADP-dependent oxidoreductase, with protein MKSLEHKNCRIVLASRPKGAPTKDNFRMEEVTLPQLTANQVLLRTVFLSLDPYMRGRMSDAPSYAAPVKIGEAMVGATVCRIEESLNPKFQEGDWVLTYGGWQSHIISDGSDLTRLGSNPEKPSYALGIMGMPGFTAYMGLLDIGKPQDGETLVVAAATGPVGATVGQLGKLKGCRVVGVAGSPEKCRYAIDTLGFDACLNHKNADFDEQLKTACPGGIDIYYENVGGKVFDAVMPLLNVGARIPVCGLISRYNATSLPDGPDRLSQLMATILIKRLTVKGFIIFDDYGHRYDEFVREMSQILKSGKMYYREQIVEGLDKAPEAFIGLLEGTNFGKLIIQVSSED; from the coding sequence ATGAAAAGTTTAGAGCACAAAAACTGCAGGATAGTTCTCGCTTCAAGACCTAAGGGTGCCCCGACCAAAGACAACTTCAGAATGGAAGAAGTCACCTTGCCGCAACTGACTGCGAATCAGGTTCTTCTGCGGACCGTCTTCTTATCGCTGGATCCATATATGCGCGGTCGGATGAGTGATGCCCCCTCCTATGCGGCCCCGGTGAAAATTGGTGAAGCTATGGTAGGTGCCACTGTCTGCCGTATTGAAGAATCCTTGAACCCGAAATTCCAGGAAGGCGATTGGGTACTGACCTATGGTGGTTGGCAGTCCCATATAATTTCAGACGGTTCAGATCTCACCCGATTGGGCAGTAACCCTGAAAAACCTTCCTATGCTCTCGGCATTATGGGTATGCCAGGGTTCACTGCATATATGGGCCTGCTCGATATAGGCAAACCTCAAGATGGTGAGACACTGGTTGTCGCTGCTGCAACAGGCCCCGTGGGTGCAACCGTCGGCCAACTAGGTAAACTCAAGGGGTGCCGGGTAGTGGGGGTGGCAGGTAGCCCTGAAAAATGTAGATATGCAATCGACACGCTCGGCTTTGATGCCTGCCTGAATCACAAAAATGCTGATTTCGACGAACAGTTAAAAACTGCCTGCCCCGGCGGTATAGATATTTACTATGAAAATGTCGGTGGCAAGGTCTTCGACGCTGTTATGCCACTTTTAAACGTTGGAGCGCGAATCCCCGTTTGCGGCTTGATTTCCCGTTACAACGCAACCAGTCTTCCCGATGGCCCGGATCGATTGTCGCAATTAATGGCCACCATCCTGATCAAGCGCCTTACAGTAAAAGGGTTCATCATCTTCGACGACTACGGCCATCGTTATGATGAATTTGTTCGGGAAATGAGCCAAATTCTTAAAAGTGGCAAGATGTATTACCGGGAGCAAATTGTCGAGGGACTCGACAAAGCACCTGAAGCGTTCATCGGCCTGCTGGAAGGCACAAATTTCGGCAAGCTCATCATTCAGGTTTCCTCGGAAGATTAA